AGAAATCTTCCTGTAACAGAACTATTACCTGTTGCTTCTGAAAAATCTGTTGGAAAAGAAATCATTTTCAAGGGTAAACCATATAAGGTGGTTGATGCAGCCACTGCAATCAGTAAGAAACCTCACTTCGCAATATTTTCCGCAGGTGGAAGTACTTCTTTGGAACTTGCTCCAAAATTTGCTGAAGCTGGTATCATTGTAATTGATAACTCTTCGGCATGGAGAATGGATCCTACAAAGAAACTTGTAGTTCCGGAAATCAATGCAAACACATTGACAAAGGATGACAAGATCATTGCAAATCCAAACTGTTCTACTATTCAGATGGTAGTTGCATTGAATCCTTTGCACAAAAAATATAAAATCAAAAGAATTGTAGTTTCTACTTACCAGTCTGTAACAGGAACAGGTAAGAAAGCAGTTGACCAGTTAATGAACGAAAGAAAAGGAGTTGATGGTCCAATGGCTTATGCATATCCGATTGACCTAAATGTAATACCTCACATTGATGTGTTTACAGAAAATGGATATACAAAAGAGGAGATGAAAATGATCAAAGAAACTAAAAAGATCATGGGAGACGACTCAATAAAAGTAACTGCGACTACAGTAAGGATCCCTGTAATGGGAGGGCATTCTGAGTCAGTGAATGTTGAATTCGAAAATGAATTTGATCTGGAAGAAGTTAAGAAAATTCTTGGAAGTGCTGAAGGCGTTATTTTGGAAGATGATGTTGCAAATCTGAAATACCCAATGCCAATGAATGCTCATAACCGTGATGAAGTATTTGTTGGAAGACTTAGAAGAGATGAAACTCAGCCTAAAACTCTTAACATGTGGATCGTAGCAGACAACCTAAGAAAAGGCGCCGCAACGAATGCTATTCAGATTGCAGAGTACCTGCTTAAAAATAAGGTTGTAGTTGCTTAATGCAATAATTAGGACCACCATTAGAAATAAAAGGGGGCTGACTTAAATATGTCGGTCCCCTTTATCTTTTAAATGGAGTCTAACGTTATGCCTGAACATTTGATTATTGGAAATAACTGCAATGCTGACTTCTGGAAATACTGATTATCAAACTTCATGAATTATTAAAGCGAAAGCTGTAGGAAACTAAAAATTAAAACATTTAGTGTGCTTTAGTAAAGAATTTATGGAGAAAAAAATTACTTTTACCTTTCGTAATTGAAAAAATTGCCTGATGTGGTCTACAGATTATTTCAGGGTTTCCTTTATTTAAAATACTTATAG
The Sporocytophaga myxococcoides DSM 11118 genome window above contains:
- a CDS encoding aspartate-semialdehyde dehydrogenase, producing the protein MKIAVVGATGLVGGQILKVLEERNLPVTELLPVASEKSVGKEIIFKGKPYKVVDAATAISKKPHFAIFSAGGSTSLELAPKFAEAGIIVIDNSSAWRMDPTKKLVVPEINANTLTKDDKIIANPNCSTIQMVVALNPLHKKYKIKRIVVSTYQSVTGTGKKAVDQLMNERKGVDGPMAYAYPIDLNVIPHIDVFTENGYTKEEMKMIKETKKIMGDDSIKVTATTVRIPVMGGHSESVNVEFENEFDLEEVKKILGSAEGVILEDDVANLKYPMPMNAHNRDEVFVGRLRRDETQPKTLNMWIVADNLRKGAATNAIQIAEYLLKNKVVVA